A region of Bacteroidota bacterium DNA encodes the following proteins:
- the nuoG gene encoding NADH-quinone oxidoreductase subunit NuoG produces MEMIRLTIDGKEYEVQPGRNLLDTCLSLGFNIPHFCYHHALGSVGSCRLCAVKMYIDAGDPKGMIVMSCMIPVKSGLIIVTDDSAVLEFRKSVLENLMTNHPHDCPVCDEGGECHLQDMTVMTGHNARRFDFKKRTHLNQDLGPNIYHEMNRCIQCYRCVRFYKDYAGGKDFGVFGAHNNVYFGRYREGTLESEFSGNLVEVCPTGVFTDKTFKKHPTRKWDLNTAPSVCTHCGAGCNIIGGERYGTLRRIMNRYNENVNGYFLCDRGRFGYDFVNAPERIRDVVIKHENISENTNLVSLLPSIIGKDKKIIGIGSPCASLEANFALMSFTGKENFYNGVSKKDFSFITTVLDILKNSPSAPPSRGEMERSDAVLILGEDILKTSPITSLAIRQAARNLSKKMAAAVGIPAWHDSAVRTKGIHLKSPVYITGTQSSKLDDIAAEVLNAPAEISAQLGFAIASYISKKAPETVLPDAALSVLAKKIADDLMNAEYPLVISGIDAGNSALPKAASNIVHALAVEGKNAKLLLILPECNSMGIGMMGGKDLDDAITEFDSADTLVVLENDLYKRLSKEQADELFGKFKNIIALHHSHNSTTSAADIVLPSGTFAESEGTFVNNQGYAQRAYSVFQAKEPIMDSWRWISDLIELSGYEKSRWQNFDDLVNDMVRVFPEFLKIAEILPNADLRISGQKIPRQTPRFSGRTAMNAKTNVSEQKPEQDTDSALAFSMEGYSGIPPAALIPNYRASGWNSTQAIYKYIDGADGSNITGDTEAKLIEPLSGKPAKFFDAVTE; encoded by the coding sequence ATGGAAATGATCAGATTAACGATAGACGGTAAGGAATATGAAGTGCAGCCCGGACGGAACTTGCTGGATACCTGTCTGTCGCTTGGTTTCAATATTCCTCATTTCTGCTACCATCATGCTCTTGGCTCAGTGGGTTCGTGCAGGCTGTGTGCCGTAAAAATGTATATTGACGCCGGCGATCCGAAAGGAATGATTGTGATGTCGTGCATGATTCCCGTTAAAAGCGGTCTTATTATAGTTACCGACGACAGTGCAGTACTTGAGTTCAGGAAAAGTGTGCTTGAGAACCTGATGACAAACCATCCGCACGATTGCCCTGTATGTGACGAAGGCGGCGAATGCCATCTTCAGGATATGACCGTGATGACCGGACACAATGCCCGCAGGTTTGACTTCAAAAAGAGAACACATCTGAATCAGGATCTGGGTCCCAACATCTACCACGAAATGAATCGCTGCATACAGTGTTACCGCTGTGTACGATTTTATAAAGATTATGCGGGAGGTAAAGATTTCGGCGTATTCGGTGCTCATAACAATGTTTACTTCGGGCGTTACCGTGAAGGAACACTTGAAAGTGAGTTCAGTGGAAATCTCGTGGAAGTTTGTCCTACCGGCGTTTTCACAGATAAAACATTTAAGAAACATCCTACACGTAAATGGGATCTGAACACGGCACCGTCGGTGTGCACCCATTGTGGCGCAGGTTGCAACATCATAGGCGGAGAACGATACGGCACACTGCGTCGCATCATGAATCGCTATAATGAAAATGTGAACGGCTATTTCCTTTGCGACCGCGGGCGTTTCGGTTATGACTTTGTGAACGCTCCCGAACGCATCCGCGACGTGGTAATCAAACATGAAAATATTTCAGAGAATACAAATCTGGTATCCTTACTGCCATCCATAATCGGAAAAGACAAAAAAATAATTGGCATCGGTTCGCCGTGCGCATCGCTCGAAGCAAACTTCGCTCTGATGTCGTTCACCGGAAAAGAGAATTTCTATAATGGTGTTTCAAAAAAAGATTTTTCATTCATTACAACCGTTCTGGATATTTTAAAGAACAGTCCGTCGGCACCTCCGTCACGCGGCGAAATGGAACGCTCAGATGCCGTACTGATACTCGGAGAAGATATTCTTAAAACATCACCCATTACATCACTGGCCATAAGGCAGGCGGCACGCAATCTTTCGAAAAAAATGGCGGCCGCTGTCGGCATTCCTGCATGGCACGATTCTGCCGTACGAACAAAAGGAATTCATTTAAAAAGTCCGGTATACATTACCGGCACACAGTCATCAAAACTTGACGATATTGCGGCTGAAGTGCTGAACGCACCGGCTGAAATCAGCGCACAGCTAGGCTTTGCGATAGCTTCATACATCAGCAAAAAGGCGCCGGAAACTGTGTTGCCGGATGCAGCGCTTTCAGTGCTTGCAAAAAAAATTGCCGACGACCTGATGAATGCCGAATACCCTCTTGTGATATCCGGTATTGATGCAGGGAACAGCGCATTGCCCAAAGCAGCATCCAACATTGTTCATGCGCTTGCCGTCGAAGGTAAAAATGCAAAATTGCTGTTGATACTTCCGGAATGCAACAGCATGGGCATTGGGATGATGGGTGGCAAAGACCTTGATGATGCCATCACCGAATTCGATTCGGCGGATACATTGGTCGTTCTTGAAAACGACCTGTACAAGCGTCTTTCGAAAGAACAGGCAGACGAATTATTCGGTAAATTCAAAAACATAATTGCATTACATCATTCACACAACAGCACAACCTCAGCAGCAGATATAGTGCTGCCGTCAGGCACTTTCGCCGAGTCGGAAGGTACGTTTGTGAATAATCAGGGGTATGCCCAACGAGCGTATTCAGTTTTTCAGGCCAAAGAGCCGATTATGGACAGCTGGCGCTGGATTAGCGACCTCATAGAACTTTCAGGATACGAAAAATCGCGCTGGCAAAATTTTGATGACCTGGTAAATGACATGGTGCGTGTGTTTCCTGAGTTCTTGAAAATAGCAGAAATACTGCCAAACGCCGACCTCCGCATTTCGGGTCAGAAGATACCACGGCAAACGCCCCGCTTCAGCGGAAGAACTGCCATGAATGCGAAAACAAATGTGAGCGAACAGAAGCCGGAACAGGATACTGATTCGGCACTTGCCTTCAGCATGGAAGGTTACAGCGGCATTCCACCGGCTGCGCTAATTCCGAATTACAGGGCATCGGGCTGGAACTCAACTCAGGCCATTTATAAATATATTGACGGTGCAGATGGCTCGAATATAACCGGAGATACTGAAGCAAAACTCATCGAACCATTGTCAGGCAAGCCTGCGAAATTCTTTGATGCGGTCACTGAATGA
- the nuoF gene encoding NADH-quinone oxidoreductase subunit NuoF, with the protein MEKPLTKYITPGAPPLSCKEYEKVGGYDAVRKALKEMTPEDITNLVKPTGLLGRGGAGFPTGIKWSLMPSQDKTSQYLIINADEMEPGTFKDRYLLEGNPHQLIAGIIIACYAIHADISYIFIRWAYKSATEILKKAVTEAHEAGYLGKNILGSGFNCEIYVHSSVGRYICGEETALLNSLEGKRAIPRDKPPYPATNGLFGRPTLINSVESICWISHIVANGGPWFQSLSLTSEGGTKIYGISGRVKKPGLWELPMGTPMRELLEIHAGGMADGYKFRGVLPGGASTDFLVEEHLDVKMDFASVAAVGSRMGTGNMIILDDRTCPVAFIHNLIHFFALESCGWCTPCREGLPWAEKILWAFEEGKGTEEHIDILRHHTVQLSMKRTFCALAPGAMEPLQSGLKYFYDDFMRHITEKSCPWK; encoded by the coding sequence ATGGAGAAACCCTTAACAAAATATATCACGCCGGGCGCACCGCCTCTCAGTTGTAAAGAATATGAGAAGGTGGGTGGTTATGACGCTGTGCGCAAGGCACTGAAAGAAATGACCCCGGAAGATATTACCAATCTGGTGAAACCGACCGGACTGCTTGGCCGGGGTGGTGCAGGATTCCCGACAGGAATAAAATGGAGCCTGATGCCGTCACAGGATAAGACATCACAATATCTGATAATAAACGCCGATGAAATGGAACCGGGTACTTTCAAAGACCGTTACCTGCTCGAAGGCAATCCGCATCAGCTTATTGCCGGTATTATTATTGCCTGCTACGCCATTCACGCCGATATTTCGTACATTTTTATTCGCTGGGCATACAAATCAGCAACAGAAATATTGAAGAAGGCAGTAACTGAAGCCCATGAAGCCGGTTATCTTGGGAAAAATATTCTTGGATCGGGCTTTAACTGCGAAATTTATGTTCACTCATCCGTTGGGCGCTATATCTGCGGAGAAGAAACAGCACTGCTGAATTCACTTGAAGGCAAAAGGGCCATTCCTCGCGACAAGCCTCCGTACCCTGCCACCAACGGCCTGTTCGGAAGGCCAACACTTATCAACAGCGTTGAATCCATCTGCTGGATTTCGCACATTGTTGCTAACGGCGGCCCATGGTTTCAGAGCCTGAGCCTTACCTCTGAAGGCGGCACAAAGATTTACGGCATCAGCGGGCGTGTTAAAAAGCCCGGATTATGGGAACTTCCGATGGGAACGCCCATGCGTGAGCTGCTTGAAATACATGCCGGTGGTATGGCCGATGGTTATAAATTCCGTGGTGTGCTGCCCGGTGGCGCATCCACTGATTTTCTGGTGGAAGAACATCTGGATGTTAAAATGGATTTCGCTTCGGTGGCTGCCGTGGGAAGCCGCATGGGCACAGGCAATATGATTATACTGGATGACCGTACATGCCCCGTAGCCTTCATCCATAACCTTATCCACTTCTTTGCTCTTGAAAGTTGTGGCTGGTGCACCCCTTGCCGCGAAGGTCTTCCCTGGGCGGAAAAAATATTATGGGCATTTGAAGAAGGTAAAGGAACGGAAGAACATATTGACATTTTGCGCCATCACACCGTACAGCTAAGCATGAAAAGAACATTTTGTGCTCTGGCACCCGGTGCTATGGAACCGCTTCAGAGCGGACTGAAATATTTTTACGATGATTTTATGAGGCATATTACAGAAAAAAGCTGTCCATGGAAATGA
- a CDS encoding DUF47 family protein has product MGFANIFQILIPKDKIFFPLIEKDAENIVKAAILLNKMMLINDESDRTVVCGEIKAAEKAGDDITHLIFDELNKSFITPFDREDINQLASKMDDVLDMINGCSERFRLYKVRDMNPAYLRLSELILQCTREIHNAVLGLNNLKQPQKIKASCMRINEIENEADDIYHQAISELFENQKDAKELIKTHEILNTLESATDLAEDVSDVIKTILVKSA; this is encoded by the coding sequence ATGGGTTTTGCCAACATTTTTCAGATTCTTATCCCGAAAGACAAAATTTTCTTTCCGTTGATTGAAAAGGACGCAGAGAACATTGTTAAAGCAGCTATTTTGCTGAATAAGATGATGCTTATCAATGATGAAAGCGACCGTACCGTTGTTTGCGGCGAAATAAAAGCCGCCGAAAAAGCCGGAGACGACATTACACATTTAATCTTCGATGAATTGAACAAATCCTTCATCACACCATTCGACCGGGAAGACATTAACCAGCTTGCCTCGAAAATGGACGATGTGCTTGATATGATTAATGGTTGCAGTGAGCGTTTCAGACTGTATAAAGTGAGGGATATGAATCCCGCTTATTTGAGATTATCGGAGCTCATTCTGCAATGTACCCGCGAAATTCACAATGCAGTGTTAGGCCTCAACAACCTGAAACAACCGCAAAAAATCAAAGCATCGTGCATGCGCATCAATGAAATTGAAAATGAAGCGGACGATATCTACCATCAGGCAATTTCCGAGTTATTCGAAAATCAAAAAGACGCAAAAGAACTCATAAAAACGCATGAGATTCTGAACACGCTTGAGAGTGCCACCGATTTAGCAGAGGATGTCTCAGATGTTATCAAAACGATTCTTGTAAAGAGCGCATAA
- the nuoE gene encoding NADH-quinone oxidoreductase subunit NuoE, which translates to MLTEKEKEEIMEDVRLVPYPAAACIDALKIVQEHRGWISDESLEDIAAFLGMPPADVDSVATFYTRIYRKPVGRNVILVCDSVTCMMLGYLSIYEYFSEKLGIRFGETTSDGRYTLLPVSCLGNCDHAASIMINNDLYSDLQPSAIDALLEKYS; encoded by the coding sequence ATGCTCACAGAAAAGGAAAAAGAAGAAATAATGGAAGATGTAAGGCTGGTTCCCTACCCGGCCGCGGCATGCATCGATGCGCTCAAAATTGTGCAGGAGCACCGCGGTTGGATAAGCGATGAAAGCCTCGAAGATATTGCTGCATTTCTCGGCATGCCACCTGCCGATGTTGACAGTGTGGCAACATTCTACACCCGTATTTACCGTAAACCCGTTGGCCGGAATGTAATTCTGGTATGTGACAGCGTGACCTGTATGATGTTGGGATATCTTTCCATCTATGAATATTTTTCAGAGAAATTAGGAATTAGATTTGGCGAAACAACTTCTGATGGACGATACACACTTTTACCTGTATCGTGCCTTGGCAATTGCGACCATGCAGCATCTATAATGATAAACAACGATCTGTATAGCGACCTGCAGCCATCAGCTATTGATGCACTGCTTGAAAAATACAGTTGA
- a CDS encoding inorganic phosphate transporter, giving the protein MLTIVIITIVCALLFDFLNGMNDAGNSIATIVATGVLPPKLAVAWAAFFNFVAFLIFGVHVATTVGKGIVDPIWMNGDPYFILVSLISAGIWVYFCGRNGIPNSVSHALIGGLIGPALIKGGIHAVMFSSVLKIAIFIVLAPLMGFVIGYLFMILTLAIWGKKPPSKVDGFYRVMQLVSSAAFSLGHGGNDAQKTMGIIAMLLFSTGYLGSEFYVPLWVVLCAQSAIALGTLFGAWKVIKTLGNGLTNLKPVHGFCAETAGAATLFAVTYLGIPVSTTHTITGAIMGVGVTRRVSAVKWEVAGSIVTAWLLTIPSTIILSAGLYYLLHLFI; this is encoded by the coding sequence ATGCTTACTATTGTTATTATTACTATTGTGTGTGCGCTGCTGTTCGATTTTTTGAACGGCATGAACGACGCGGGAAATTCTATTGCCACCATCGTGGCAACAGGTGTATTACCTCCCAAATTAGCCGTTGCATGGGCAGCGTTTTTCAATTTCGTTGCATTTCTTATTTTCGGGGTGCATGTTGCCACAACCGTTGGCAAGGGCATTGTAGATCCCATCTGGATGAATGGCGACCCGTACTTCATACTTGTGTCGCTTATTTCAGCGGGTATATGGGTGTATTTTTGCGGACGAAACGGCATCCCGAATTCAGTTTCACATGCGCTTATTGGCGGACTCATCGGACCGGCTCTTATTAAAGGTGGAATACATGCAGTCATGTTTTCAAGTGTATTAAAAATTGCGATATTCATTGTGCTTGCCCCGCTTATGGGATTCGTCATTGGATATCTGTTTATGATTCTGACACTGGCCATCTGGGGTAAGAAGCCGCCAAGCAAGGTTGACGGTTTTTACCGCGTAATGCAGCTGGTATCCTCTGCAGCATTTAGTCTGGGTCATGGTGGCAACGATGCACAAAAGACAATGGGTATTATTGCTATGCTGCTCTTCAGCACCGGTTATCTGGGAAGTGAATTTTATGTCCCTCTTTGGGTAGTTCTTTGCGCTCAGAGCGCCATTGCACTAGGCACACTTTTCGGCGCATGGAAGGTTATCAAAACCCTTGGAAACGGACTCACCAACCTGAAGCCGGTACACGGATTCTGTGCCGAAACAGCAGGTGCCGCCACCTTATTTGCCGTCACGTATCTTGGTATTCCTGTTAGTACAACTCATACTATTACCGGTGCCATCATGGGCGTTGGCGTTACACGCCGCGTAAGTGCAGTAAAATGGGAGGTTGCAGGAAGTATTGTTACCGCTTGGCTGCTTACCATCCCGTCTACTATTATTCTGTCGGCCGGACTGTATTACCTGCTTCATTTATTCATTTAG
- the ndhC gene encoding NADH-quinone oxidoreductase subunit A: MDSESAITFWPFMVYAGIAIVLAAVMIGLSYILGERHKEKKTDEPFESGIPPTGNARLRFSSHFYLIAMFFVIFDLDAAFIVAYAVSFRHLGLEGYLGLAIFIAILMVVLIYELSIGALDYGPNGRKLLKFKNKPE, encoded by the coding sequence ATGGATTCTGAAAGTGCAATTACATTCTGGCCATTCATGGTGTACGCAGGCATTGCTATTGTGTTGGCTGCCGTGATGATTGGCCTTTCATACATTCTTGGTGAGCGCCATAAAGAGAAAAAGACGGACGAGCCTTTTGAATCAGGCATTCCGCCTACCGGAAATGCCCGCTTAAGGTTTTCCTCACACTTTTATCTAATCGCAATGTTTTTTGTGATTTTCGATCTGGACGCTGCATTCATTGTAGCCTACGCGGTTTCGTTCCGCCACCTCGGACTCGAAGGCTATCTTGGTCTGGCCATTTTCATTGCAATACTTATGGTTGTTCTTATCTATGAGCTGAGTATTGGCGCATTGGACTATGGACCCAACGGCAGGAAATTGCTGAAATTTAAAAACAAACCTGAATGA
- the nuoC gene encoding NADH-quinone oxidoreductase subunit C/D, with protein MEQAILSELISRFNAEAVLPQLTADGIPTIWTTADNLAPMLLFLKNKIRQPYKMLFDLTAIDERRRTKRDGQPASDFTIVYHLTSFERNTDIRIKVALLGEFPSIPSITAIWPSANWYEREVFDMFGITFEGHPRLTRILMPESWVGNPLRKEHHSRATETGPFVFDEMMREHEEKALKFVPEDYGMKRSSAESDFMFLNLGPQHPGTHGLLRLVLQLDGEDIVDIVPEIGFHHRGTEKMAERQTWHGYIPYTDRIDYLSGVMNNLAYLLSVEKLAGIVVPPRAQVIRIMMSELFRIASHLVWLGTFAQDMGQMSPVFYTFNARERILDIIGAITGGRMHPSWFRIGGVAHDLPGGWQKLIQDFVDYFPKELKSFNKLTIKNTIFKARTTGIGIYTQEEAIDWGITGAGLRATGIEWDYRKKRPYSGFENFEFEIPIGKNGDAYDRSLVRMEEMRQSLRIVQQCINNMPEGRYKSDHPLTTPPRKENTMKDIETLITHFLSVSWGPVIPAGEACLPIEGAKGANGYYLISDGGTSAYRSRVRTPSFPHIQMVPMISKGYTIADLMAILGALDFVLADLDR; from the coding sequence ATGGAGCAGGCAATACTATCCGAACTTATTTCCAGATTTAATGCTGAAGCGGTTCTTCCTCAGCTCACAGCCGATGGCATTCCAACGATATGGACTACGGCGGATAACCTTGCGCCCATGCTGTTATTTCTTAAAAATAAGATTCGGCAACCATACAAAATGTTATTTGACCTCACTGCTATAGACGAACGTCGCAGAACAAAACGTGATGGTCAGCCGGCTTCGGATTTCACAATTGTGTATCATCTCACTTCTTTTGAGCGCAATACTGATATCAGGATAAAAGTAGCGTTGCTCGGAGAATTTCCATCAATACCAAGCATTACAGCAATATGGCCGTCGGCTAACTGGTACGAACGTGAAGTATTTGATATGTTCGGCATCACCTTCGAAGGTCATCCGAGACTTACACGAATATTGATGCCCGAATCATGGGTTGGAAATCCATTGCGCAAGGAACATCACTCACGAGCCACCGAAACCGGACCTTTTGTTTTTGATGAAATGATGCGCGAGCATGAAGAAAAAGCATTGAAGTTCGTTCCCGAAGATTATGGCATGAAGCGCTCCAGCGCAGAATCCGATTTCATGTTTCTGAACCTCGGGCCACAGCATCCGGGCACGCATGGATTGTTGCGACTGGTATTACAGCTTGACGGAGAAGATATTGTTGACATCGTGCCCGAGATTGGTTTTCATCATCGGGGCACCGAAAAAATGGCCGAACGTCAGACATGGCACGGGTACATTCCTTATACCGACCGCATCGACTACCTGAGTGGCGTAATGAATAATCTGGCCTACCTGCTTTCCGTCGAAAAACTTGCGGGAATTGTTGTTCCGCCTAGAGCACAGGTGATTCGCATTATGATGAGCGAGCTGTTCCGCATTGCCAGCCATCTGGTGTGGCTCGGAACATTTGCACAGGACATGGGGCAGATGTCGCCGGTATTTTACACGTTCAATGCACGCGAACGTATACTCGATATTATTGGTGCCATCACAGGCGGCCGCATGCATCCTTCATGGTTCAGGATTGGAGGCGTTGCCCACGACCTGCCCGGCGGATGGCAAAAGCTGATTCAGGATTTTGTTGACTATTTCCCTAAAGAACTAAAGTCATTCAACAAACTCACTATAAAAAATACGATTTTCAAAGCACGCACCACAGGTATCGGAATCTATACCCAGGAAGAGGCCATTGATTGGGGAATTACCGGTGCAGGACTCAGAGCCACCGGCATTGAATGGGATTATCGAAAAAAACGTCCGTATTCTGGTTTTGAGAATTTCGAATTTGAGATTCCTATCGGCAAAAATGGCGATGCTTACGACCGTTCGCTGGTGCGTATGGAAGAGATGAGACAGAGTTTGCGCATCGTTCAGCAATGCATCAACAATATGCCCGAAGGCAGATACAAATCAGATCATCCGCTCACGACGCCTCCACGCAAAGAAAATACAATGAAGGACATAGAAACGCTGATTACGCATTTCCTGTCAGTGTCTTGGGGACCGGTGATTCCGGCGGGTGAAGCATGCCTTCCGATTGAAGGAGCCAAAGGCGCCAACGGATATTATCTCATCAGTGATGGCGGAACATCCGCTTACCGTTCGCGCGTGCGCACACCCTCATTTCCTCACATACAAATGGTTCCCATGATAAGCAAAGGATATACAATTGCCGACCTGATGGCAATCCTCGGCGCACTCGATTTTGTGCTGGCCGACCTTGACAGATAA
- a CDS encoding NADH-quinone oxidoreductase subunit B family protein — translation MLDKAVQESVIMTRLEDVLAWGRKNSMWPFAFGLSCCFVEMATTITSRFDIARFGGEVIRGTPREADLMIVAGTVFIKMVPIIKRLHEQMMAPKWVISMGSCANSGGMFDIYSVVQGVDKFLPVDVYVAGCPPRPDAFLEGLLLLRNQVGQEKRPLSWVIGPQGITQPEKISMRDLKADERRKASTLRGMNEI, via the coding sequence ATGCTCGACAAGGCAGTACAGGAATCGGTGATTATGACGCGCCTCGAAGATGTACTCGCCTGGGGTCGCAAGAATTCCATGTGGCCTTTTGCGTTTGGATTGTCATGCTGCTTTGTTGAAATGGCTACGACCATTACCAGCCGTTTCGACATCGCCCGTTTTGGTGGTGAAGTAATACGCGGCACACCCCGCGAAGCCGACCTGATGATAGTGGCAGGGACCGTTTTCATAAAAATGGTTCCCATCATAAAACGGCTTCACGAACAAATGATGGCACCTAAATGGGTAATATCAATGGGTTCATGTGCCAACTCAGGTGGCATGTTCGATATCTACAGCGTGGTACAGGGCGTTGACAAATTTTTACCTGTTGATGTGTATGTGGCAGGCTGTCCTCCCCGCCCCGATGCATTTCTGGAAGGGTTATTATTATTGAGAAATCAGGTAGGTCAGGAAAAACGCCCGCTGAGTTGGGTAATCGGACCACAGGGCATCACACAGCCCGAGAAAATATCGATGCGCGACCTTAAAGCTGATGAACGCCGCAAAGCAAGTACGCTGCGCGGCATGAATGAAATATAG
- a CDS encoding DUF47 family protein, which translates to MRFSQIFHVLVPKDTLFYPLMEKDAEVMVQAAELLVKMMKAEDLTQREIYANEIKEVEHVGDNVTHDIFEQLNKTFITPFDREDIHQLASKMDDVVDLINASSQRFRLFKITRIEPAYIQIAELILECATNIQFAVVELRKLKQPLKVKNACLRINEIENEADAIYHRAVSQLFESEPDAIELIKIHEVLNILETAIDCAEDVSDVIKIILVKGA; encoded by the coding sequence ATGAGGTTCAGTCAGATATTTCATGTGCTTGTACCAAAAGATACACTCTTTTATCCTCTTATGGAAAAAGATGCCGAGGTAATGGTTCAGGCGGCAGAACTTTTGGTCAAAATGATGAAAGCAGAAGATCTCACACAAAGAGAAATCTATGCTAACGAAATTAAAGAAGTAGAACATGTGGGCGATAATGTTACACATGATATTTTTGAACAGCTCAATAAAACGTTTATAACACCTTTCGACCGGGAAGACATTCATCAGCTGGCGTCAAAGATGGACGATGTGGTTGATTTAATTAACGCCAGCAGCCAGCGTTTCAGGCTATTCAAAATTACCAGAATTGAACCTGCATATATTCAGATTGCTGAGTTGATACTTGAATGTGCCACCAATATACAGTTTGCAGTAGTTGAACTTCGAAAACTCAAACAACCGCTGAAAGTTAAGAATGCCTGCCTTCGCATCAATGAAATTGAAAACGAAGCTGACGCGATATACCACCGTGCGGTGTCACAATTATTCGAATCGGAACCGGATGCTATTGAGCTTATTAAAATTCACGAAGTATTGAATATTCTTGAAACGGCCATTGATTGTGCAGAAGATGTTTCGGATGTCATTAAAATAATTCTTGTAAAAGGCGCTTAA
- a CDS encoding DUF4010 domain-containing protein: MEKFLSQIPDNFYHFLIVTVFSLIIGLSQRKLHPINEDSRLFGTDRTFTFIGILGYILFIVEPVPHFFYMGGGVIISIFLGINYFFKLRYFKDFGLTTVIIAIITYCMAPLVITQPPWFYIMVVVTVLVFTELKETFSTLTQRFDKEEFLTLAKFLLIAGIILPIVPNEPFVSFLSLTPYKIWLAVVVISSISYLSYLLKKFVFIKSGIIISGILGGLYSSTATTIILAKKSRETTALKNNYAAAIVFATSMMYLRVLILILIFNMELFQLVLPYFLVMLVVSIATGIVIFYYKKKVDEVSEISLLRDKNPLEFKVALIFMLLFVGFTFLTYYTVQYFGTGGLNTLSIVVGVTDIDPFLINLFQGKYPVSLGVIAFASMQAIISNNVLKLIYGLAFSGKHIRKPLLAGFGVIIFINAALLLIMYLTM; encoded by the coding sequence ATGGAAAAATTTTTAAGTCAGATACCTGATAACTTTTACCATTTTTTAATTGTAACAGTCTTCTCTCTCATCATAGGTTTGTCGCAGCGCAAGCTCCATCCAATCAACGAAGATTCGCGCCTGTTTGGTACCGACCGCACATTCACATTTATTGGGATACTTGGTTACATTCTGTTCATAGTTGAACCTGTACCGCATTTTTTCTACATGGGTGGCGGGGTCATCATCAGTATTTTTCTGGGAATTAATTATTTCTTTAAACTCAGATATTTCAAAGATTTCGGACTTACCACAGTCATCATTGCTATTATTACATACTGCATGGCACCTCTGGTAATTACACAGCCACCCTGGTTTTATATAATGGTGGTAGTTACTGTTCTTGTATTTACTGAACTCAAAGAAACATTCTCAACCCTCACTCAGCGTTTCGATAAAGAAGAATTCCTTACCCTCGCAAAATTTCTGCTGATTGCGGGCATCATTCTTCCTATTGTTCCGAACGAACCCTTTGTTTCATTTCTGAGTCTGACACCTTATAAAATATGGTTAGCCGTTGTAGTAATATCAAGCATCAGCTACCTGAGTTACCTGCTGAAAAAATTCGTTTTTATCAAATCCGGAATAATTATTTCGGGAATATTGGGTGGATTATACAGCAGCACCGCAACAACTATTATTCTTGCCAAAAAGAGCCGTGAAACCACAGCACTCAAAAATAATTACGCAGCAGCCATTGTGTTTGCCACGTCAATGATGTATCTCCGCGTACTGATACTGATACTCATTTTTAATATGGAGCTCTTCCAGCTGGTACTGCCATATTTTCTGGTCATGCTGGTCGTTTCAATAGCTACGGGTATCGTTATTTTCTATTACAAGAAAAAAGTGGACGAAGTATCAGAGATTAGCCTGCTCCGCGATAAAAATCCGCTTGAATTCAAAGTGGCACTGATATTTATGTTGTTGTTCGTAGGGTTCACATTTCTTACGTATTACACTGTTCAGTATTTTGGTACAGGTGGATTGAATACACTTTCAATTGTTGTCGGGGTTACCGATATCGACCCCTTTCTTATTAACCTTTTTCAAGGAAAATACCCTGTAAGCCTCGGTGTTATAGCATTTGCAAGTATGCAGGCAATCATCAGCAATAATGTTCTAAAACTCATTTATGGTCTTGCGTTTTCAGGAAAACATATTCGCAAACCCTTGCTTGCCGGATTCGGTGTCATCATCTTTATTAACGCCGCCCTGCTCCTGATTATGTATCTAACTATGTAG